A single Dermacentor variabilis isolate Ectoservices chromosome 9, ASM5094787v1, whole genome shotgun sequence DNA region contains:
- the LOC142592770 gene encoding uncharacterized protein LOC142592770, with product MEIRRVTFRRRAATALGRLVERNRTLVSLIVDLEDSDPAVDYMIQLRSVCRELKEALSRNRFVIAVTVNVERRRDRSRDPVILGALRRNLMLANSAVHFVNGSTDKKDALAFETLQYSFSVQLSLRLCFDVPDEALEEMIAEARKRLAFDYFVLVGVVKARIVCNPHPKRKTTFDKIGKDMQARICSYLSLTDVVDI from the exons ATGGAGATTCGTCGCGTCACCTTCAGGAGAAGAGCCGCCACGGCGTTAGGGCGATTGGTTGAGCGCAACCGAACGCTGGTCTCTCTCATCGTGGACTTGGAAGACAGTGACCCCGCTGTCGACTACATGATTCAGCTGCGCAGCGTCTGCCGCGAACTCAAGGAGGCGCTTTCGCGAAACCGCTTTGTCATCGCCGTCACCGTGAATGTGGAGAGGCGAAGGGATCGCTCCAGAGACCCCGTCATCTTGGGCGCTCTCCGGCGTAACCTG ATGCTTGCCAACAGCGCCGTCCACTTTGTGAATGGCTCCACGGATAAGAAAGACGCCCTCGCCTTCGAGACCTTGCAGTACTCCTTCTCGGTTCAATTATCCCTTCGCCTTTGTTTCGACGTCCCGGACGAGGCCCTGGAAGAAATGATCGCCGAGGCACGCAAGCGACTCGCTTTTGACTACTTCGTCCTCGTGGGCGTCGTCAAGGCCAGGATAGTCTGTAACCCGCATCCGAAGAGAAAGACTACTTTCGACAAGATCGGCAAGGACATGCAAGCGCGCATCTGCTCCTACCTCAGCCTGACTGATGTTGTGGACATCTGA